Proteins from a genomic interval of Equus quagga isolate Etosha38 chromosome 13, UCLA_HA_Equagga_1.0, whole genome shotgun sequence:
- the EXOC3L2 gene encoding exocyst complex component 3-like protein 2 isoform X1, giving the protein MPRNPWQHSSPFCLQSLPLLDISQSLPVKMPILKSLGVADSKVPRAGTLPLRSSRNPFEEVPGLEEEESGELGSLPNGTSCGRRATLEKLAGLAPFRLGWTPGRRAGSPGNGQPRSFLGRVLSPGIRCSSADFGLLARLQGIRAQGDEEAAGEAARRLAFLRLGRGPKPRRASLAERVVPAGEAAPEPPPQVPEPPKVKEPLSVLEILSLIQQRELARADEHILELEAEELASSGCGVPGPPKAEGAAGGRRARDVALLYEALQRELWALVRETLAGPGPGAGAGAGAVAQLGQVLVQEEAADGRRGPGAARKLRARWAEAVARAARERLEAAAPGAPGGLAGQLEALRARLLEDMGVVRGRLAPAYPAGLGAFSVYLRGYHGALAEWLAVAARRRLPLADRYALLHWHNQVYPREVLGLVDVVALENGELGPLLSPGTLRGLEDECVTDVKAQTRAALLRVLQEDEEHWGSPEDQPSSLAQDVCELLEEHTDQAPRISQEFGERMAHCCLGGLAEFLQSFQQRAERFHENPGVRELPPDTYVSRTISLVNCGPPLRALAERLARVGPPESEPAREAAASALDRVTRLCHRVLADLLFQELQPHFNKLMRRKWLSSSEALDGIVGTLGAQALALRRMQDEPYQTLVAELHRRALVQYVRPLLRGRLRCRSARTRSRVAGRLREDAAQLQRLFRRLESQASWLDAVVPHLAEVLQLEDTPSIQVEVGVLVRDYPDIRRKHVAALLDIRGLCNTAARHEILAVARDLELSEEGASSPPRDRVFFADIPVPRPPFCLSLPLVLGRLPLSRLARPSLACLPRPRSPSASRPRAQR; this is encoded by the exons ATGCCTCGGAA cccctggcaacactcctctcctttctgtctccaaagTTTGCCTCTTCTGGATATTTCCCA GTCCCTGCCTGTCAAAATGCCCATCCTGAAGAGCCTAGGGGTGGCAGACTCCAAGGTGCCCCGGGCGGGGACCCTACCCCTGAGGTCCTCTCGGAACCCCTTTGAGGAAGTTCCAGGGCTGGAAGAGGAGGAATCTGGAGAGTTGGGGAGCCTGCCCAATGGGACATCTTGTGGCCGCCGTGCCACCCTGGAGAAGCTGGCCGGCCTGGCTCCCTTCCGGCTGGGCTGGACTCCCGGCCGGCGGGCGGGCAGCCCAGGGAACGGGCAGCCCCGCTCTTTCCTGGGCCGTGTGCTGAGCCCGGGGATCCGCTGTAGCTCGGCAGATTTTGGCCTCCTGGCCAGGCTGCAGGGGATCCGAGCCCAGGGAGACGAGGAGGCGGCTGGGGAGGCCGCCCGGAGGCTGGCCTTCCTGAGACTGGGGCGCGGGCCCAAGCCCCGGCGGGCATCCCTGGCTGAGAGGGTGGTACCTGCAGGCGAGGCGGCTCCAGAGCCCCCGCCCCAGGTCCCGGAGCCCCCAAAGGTGAAGGAGCCATTGTCAG TGCTGGAGATCCTGAGCCTGATCCAGCAGCGCGAGCTCGCGCGGGCCGACGAGCACATCTTGGAGCTGGAGGCCGAGGAGCTGGCGTCGTCGGGGTGCGGCGTGCCGGGGCCGCCCAAGGCCGAGGGCGCGGCCGGGGGCCGCCGGGCGCGGGACGTGGCGCTGCTGTACGAGGCCCTGCAGCGCGAGCTGTGGGCGCTGGTGCGCGAGACGCTGGCGGGCCCCGGGCCGGGCGCGGGCGCCGGGGCGGGCGCCGTGGCGCAGCTGGGCCAGGTGCTGGTGCAGGAGGAGGCGGCCGACGGGCGCCGGGGCCCCGGGGCGGCCCGCAAGCTGCGCGCCCGCTGGGCCGAGGCGGTGGCGCGCGCGGCGAGGGAGCGTCTGGAGGCGGCGGCGCCCGGGGCGCCCGGGGGCCTGGCCGGGCAGCTGGAGGCGCTGCGGGCGCGGCTGCTGGAGGACATGGGCGTCGTGCGGGGCCGCCTGGCGCCCGCCTACCCCGCCGGCCTGGGCGCCTTCAGCGTCTACCTGCGCGGCTACCACGGCGCCCTGGCCGAGTGGCTCGCGGTGGCCGCCCGCCGGAGGCTCCCGCTGGCCGACCGCTACGCGCTGCTGCACTGGCACAACCAGGTGTACCCCAG agagGTCCTAGGGTTGGTGGACGTGGTCGCCCTGGAGAACGGGGAGCTGGGGCCCCTTCTGTCCCCTGGCACCCTGCGGGGCTTGGAGGATGAATGCGTCACCGATGTTAAG GCTCAGACGCGGGCAGCCCTGCTTCGCGTGCTGCAGGAGGATGAGGAACACTGGGGGAGCCCCGAGGACCAGCCCAGCAGCCTGGCCCAGGATGTGTGTGAG CTGCTGGAAGAGCACACGGACCAAGCACCCCGCATCAGCCAGGAGTTTGGGGAGCGGATGGCCCACTGCTGCCTGGGGGGGCTGGCAGAGTTCCTGCAGAG CTTCCAGCAGCGCGCGGAGCGATTCCACGAGAATCCAGGAGTCCGGGAGCTGCCACCGGACACCTATGTCAGCAGGACCATCTCGCTGGTCAATTGCGGGCCCCCCCTGAG GGCCCTGGCGGAGCGCCTGGCCCGGGTGGGGCCCCCCGAAAGTGAGCCAGCCCGGGAAGCAGCGGCCAGCGCTCTGGACCGAGTGACCCGACTCTGCCACCGCGTCCTGGCTGACCTGCTGTTCCAGGAGCTGCAG ccccacttcAACAAGCTGATGCGCCGGAAGTGGCTGAGCAGCTCGGAGGCCCTGGATGGCATCGTGGGCACGCTGGGCGCTCAGGCCCTGGCACTACGCAGGATGCAGGACGAGCCCTACCAG ACGCTGGTGGCCGAGCTGCACCGGCGGGCGCTGGTCCAGTACGTGCGGCCGCTGCTCCGCGGGCGCCTGCGCTGCCGCTCGGCGCGGACCCGCAGCCGCGTGGCCGGGAGGCTCCGGGAGGACGCAGCGCAGCTCCAGAGGCTCTTCAGGCGGCTG GAGTCCCAGGCCTCCTGGCTGGACGCCGTGGTGCCCCACTTGGCCGAAGTCCTGCAGCTGGAAGACACGCCCAGCATCCAGGTGGAAGTGGGGGTGCTGGTGCGGGACTACCCAGACATCAG gcGGAAGCACGTGGCGGCCCTCCTTGACATCCGTGGCCTTTGCAACACAGCCGCCCGCCACGAGATCCTGGCGGTGGCCCGGGACCTGGAACTGTCTGAAGAGGGAGCCTCGTCACCCCCCCGCGACCGGGTCTTCTTCGCTGACATCCCCGTGCCCCGCCCGCCTTTctgcctcagcctccctctcGTCCTGGGCCGCCTCCCCCTCTCCCGGCTGGCCAGGCCCAGCTTGGCCTGTCTGCCCCGGCCCCGGTCCCCCTCTGCATCCCGGCCCCGGGCCCAACGCTGA
- the EXOC3L2 gene encoding exocyst complex component 3-like protein 2 isoform X2, translated as MPRKSLPVKMPILKSLGVADSKVPRAGTLPLRSSRNPFEEVPGLEEEESGELGSLPNGTSCGRRATLEKLAGLAPFRLGWTPGRRAGSPGNGQPRSFLGRVLSPGIRCSSADFGLLARLQGIRAQGDEEAAGEAARRLAFLRLGRGPKPRRASLAERVVPAGEAAPEPPPQVPEPPKVKEPLSVLEILSLIQQRELARADEHILELEAEELASSGCGVPGPPKAEGAAGGRRARDVALLYEALQRELWALVRETLAGPGPGAGAGAGAVAQLGQVLVQEEAADGRRGPGAARKLRARWAEAVARAARERLEAAAPGAPGGLAGQLEALRARLLEDMGVVRGRLAPAYPAGLGAFSVYLRGYHGALAEWLAVAARRRLPLADRYALLHWHNQVYPREVLGLVDVVALENGELGPLLSPGTLRGLEDECVTDVKAQTRAALLRVLQEDEEHWGSPEDQPSSLAQDVCELLEEHTDQAPRISQEFGERMAHCCLGGLAEFLQSFQQRAERFHENPGVRELPPDTYVSRTISLVNCGPPLRALAERLARVGPPESEPAREAAASALDRVTRLCHRVLADLLFQELQPHFNKLMRRKWLSSSEALDGIVGTLGAQALALRRMQDEPYQTLVAELHRRALVQYVRPLLRGRLRCRSARTRSRVAGRLREDAAQLQRLFRRLESQASWLDAVVPHLAEVLQLEDTPSIQVEVGVLVRDYPDIRRKHVAALLDIRGLCNTAARHEILAVARDLELSEEGASSPPRDRVFFADIPVPRPPFCLSLPLVLGRLPLSRLARPSLACLPRPRSPSASRPRAQR; from the exons ATGCCTCGGAA GTCCCTGCCTGTCAAAATGCCCATCCTGAAGAGCCTAGGGGTGGCAGACTCCAAGGTGCCCCGGGCGGGGACCCTACCCCTGAGGTCCTCTCGGAACCCCTTTGAGGAAGTTCCAGGGCTGGAAGAGGAGGAATCTGGAGAGTTGGGGAGCCTGCCCAATGGGACATCTTGTGGCCGCCGTGCCACCCTGGAGAAGCTGGCCGGCCTGGCTCCCTTCCGGCTGGGCTGGACTCCCGGCCGGCGGGCGGGCAGCCCAGGGAACGGGCAGCCCCGCTCTTTCCTGGGCCGTGTGCTGAGCCCGGGGATCCGCTGTAGCTCGGCAGATTTTGGCCTCCTGGCCAGGCTGCAGGGGATCCGAGCCCAGGGAGACGAGGAGGCGGCTGGGGAGGCCGCCCGGAGGCTGGCCTTCCTGAGACTGGGGCGCGGGCCCAAGCCCCGGCGGGCATCCCTGGCTGAGAGGGTGGTACCTGCAGGCGAGGCGGCTCCAGAGCCCCCGCCCCAGGTCCCGGAGCCCCCAAAGGTGAAGGAGCCATTGTCAG TGCTGGAGATCCTGAGCCTGATCCAGCAGCGCGAGCTCGCGCGGGCCGACGAGCACATCTTGGAGCTGGAGGCCGAGGAGCTGGCGTCGTCGGGGTGCGGCGTGCCGGGGCCGCCCAAGGCCGAGGGCGCGGCCGGGGGCCGCCGGGCGCGGGACGTGGCGCTGCTGTACGAGGCCCTGCAGCGCGAGCTGTGGGCGCTGGTGCGCGAGACGCTGGCGGGCCCCGGGCCGGGCGCGGGCGCCGGGGCGGGCGCCGTGGCGCAGCTGGGCCAGGTGCTGGTGCAGGAGGAGGCGGCCGACGGGCGCCGGGGCCCCGGGGCGGCCCGCAAGCTGCGCGCCCGCTGGGCCGAGGCGGTGGCGCGCGCGGCGAGGGAGCGTCTGGAGGCGGCGGCGCCCGGGGCGCCCGGGGGCCTGGCCGGGCAGCTGGAGGCGCTGCGGGCGCGGCTGCTGGAGGACATGGGCGTCGTGCGGGGCCGCCTGGCGCCCGCCTACCCCGCCGGCCTGGGCGCCTTCAGCGTCTACCTGCGCGGCTACCACGGCGCCCTGGCCGAGTGGCTCGCGGTGGCCGCCCGCCGGAGGCTCCCGCTGGCCGACCGCTACGCGCTGCTGCACTGGCACAACCAGGTGTACCCCAG agagGTCCTAGGGTTGGTGGACGTGGTCGCCCTGGAGAACGGGGAGCTGGGGCCCCTTCTGTCCCCTGGCACCCTGCGGGGCTTGGAGGATGAATGCGTCACCGATGTTAAG GCTCAGACGCGGGCAGCCCTGCTTCGCGTGCTGCAGGAGGATGAGGAACACTGGGGGAGCCCCGAGGACCAGCCCAGCAGCCTGGCCCAGGATGTGTGTGAG CTGCTGGAAGAGCACACGGACCAAGCACCCCGCATCAGCCAGGAGTTTGGGGAGCGGATGGCCCACTGCTGCCTGGGGGGGCTGGCAGAGTTCCTGCAGAG CTTCCAGCAGCGCGCGGAGCGATTCCACGAGAATCCAGGAGTCCGGGAGCTGCCACCGGACACCTATGTCAGCAGGACCATCTCGCTGGTCAATTGCGGGCCCCCCCTGAG GGCCCTGGCGGAGCGCCTGGCCCGGGTGGGGCCCCCCGAAAGTGAGCCAGCCCGGGAAGCAGCGGCCAGCGCTCTGGACCGAGTGACCCGACTCTGCCACCGCGTCCTGGCTGACCTGCTGTTCCAGGAGCTGCAG ccccacttcAACAAGCTGATGCGCCGGAAGTGGCTGAGCAGCTCGGAGGCCCTGGATGGCATCGTGGGCACGCTGGGCGCTCAGGCCCTGGCACTACGCAGGATGCAGGACGAGCCCTACCAG ACGCTGGTGGCCGAGCTGCACCGGCGGGCGCTGGTCCAGTACGTGCGGCCGCTGCTCCGCGGGCGCCTGCGCTGCCGCTCGGCGCGGACCCGCAGCCGCGTGGCCGGGAGGCTCCGGGAGGACGCAGCGCAGCTCCAGAGGCTCTTCAGGCGGCTG GAGTCCCAGGCCTCCTGGCTGGACGCCGTGGTGCCCCACTTGGCCGAAGTCCTGCAGCTGGAAGACACGCCCAGCATCCAGGTGGAAGTGGGGGTGCTGGTGCGGGACTACCCAGACATCAG gcGGAAGCACGTGGCGGCCCTCCTTGACATCCGTGGCCTTTGCAACACAGCCGCCCGCCACGAGATCCTGGCGGTGGCCCGGGACCTGGAACTGTCTGAAGAGGGAGCCTCGTCACCCCCCCGCGACCGGGTCTTCTTCGCTGACATCCCCGTGCCCCGCCCGCCTTTctgcctcagcctccctctcGTCCTGGGCCGCCTCCCCCTCTCCCGGCTGGCCAGGCCCAGCTTGGCCTGTCTGCCCCGGCCCCGGTCCCCCTCTGCATCCCGGCCCCGGGCCCAACGCTGA